One Kangiella geojedonensis DNA segment encodes these proteins:
- a CDS encoding cold-shock protein, with product MSNTVTGTVKWFNEAKGFGFIEQQEGPDVFAHYSSISNSGFKTLAEGQKVEFTVTDGQKGPQAENIVAV from the coding sequence ATGTCTAATACAGTTACAGGAACCGTTAAATGGTTCAACGAAGCAAAAGGTTTTGGTTTTATCGAGCAGCAAGAAGGTCCTGACGTGTTTGCACACTACAGTTCAATCAGCAACTCAGGTTTCAAAACTTTAGCTGAAGGCCAAAAAGTTGAGTTCACGGTTACTGACGGTCAAAAAGGCCCTCAGGCTGAAAATATTGTTGCTGTTTAA